The region CCGGAGCCGCAGCGCTCCAACGGGCTCGCAATTGGGCTGGGCATTGCCCTTGCTATCGCACTGTGCGCTGGCACGGTGCTGTTCTTCCTGTGGCGCAGCGCCGCAGCCGAGGCGGACAAGCCGCCGGTGACCTCCACGGTGACCGAGACTGCCGTGTCTACGGAGACGGTCACGGAGACCACGACGAAGCGGCCGAAGTTGCTGCCGGACCGGGGGCGCGGGGAGAGCGGGGAGACCGTGGCACCGACCGAGCCAGCCGTCGAGGTGCCGACCGAGCTTCGCGGCCTTTTCGACGACATCGTCTCCGGTGCAGAGAGCGCCCTGCAAGGACAGTAAGGTAGGTGGCCATGAACTCGATGGATATTGCCCGCCAGGTCGCCGAGTCGCTCTCGCAGCACGTCACGGACGTGGTGATGTGCCCAGGTTCGCGCAACTCGCCGCTGGCGTACGCGCTGCTCGCACGCAGGGACATCACCGTCCACATGCGTATCGACGAACGCTCCGCCTCCTTCACCGCCCTCGGCCTGGCGCGCGTGCAGCGCCGCCACGTTGGCGTAGTGATGACGTCCGGCACCGCGGTTGCCAACACGCTTCCGGCCATGGTGGAGGCGCACATGGCGCACGTGCCGTTGGCCGTTATCAGCGCCGACCGGCCCGAGTGGATGGTCGGCACTGGGGCCTCCCAGACGATTTGGCAGCAGGGCATCTTCGGCCACTACGCCAAGACGCAGCAGGTCACCAGTGTGGAGGAGGCCCGCGCGCTGGACTTCGGCGCAGCCCAGGTGCACGTCAACGTGGCCCTGGACACCCCGCTGGTGCCCGACGCCCTGCCGGAGCCGGTGGGGAAGTCGCGCCGGGTTGGTCCGGGTCGCCTGGCCACGAAGCCCGCGTGGAGTGACCACGGCGCCGTCGACGTCGACCTGACGAAGGACACGCTGGTTATCGCCGGCGACGAGGCCTGGGACGTTCCCGGGCTGGAGCACGTGCCCACCATCGCGGAGCCCACCGCGCCGACACCGTTCCACCAGGTGCACCCGCTGGCCGCGCGCTTCTTTGCGCAGAGCGAGGTCTCGATTAGCCACGACGGCGGCGATTTCGCAGCGTCGACGAAGCCGGAGCAGGTCATCGTGGTGGGACACCCGACCCTGCACCGCGACGTGATGGCGTTGCTCGCCGACCCGGACATCACCGTGATCGGCATTTCGCGCACGGAGACGTTCACGGGCAATCCGCAGCTGCGCGGTTCGCGAGTCAACGCGACCGGCCAGCCGCGCCAGCAGTGGATCACTATCTGCGAGGCCGCGGGCGGCGTCGGCGCGAACACGGTGCGCGACGCTCTCGCCGACGCCGACTACGGGTTCACCGGCATGCACGTCGCCGCCGCCGTGTGCGACACCCTCGGGGTCGGGGACACGCTGGTGTTGGGGGCCTCCAACCCGGTCCGGGACGCCTCCTTCGTCGGCATGCCGTTCGACGGCGTGCCGACCTTCTCCCCGCGCGGCGCCGCGGGCATCGACGGCACGGTCTCCCAGGCAATCGGCATTGCCCTTGCCACGCAGCGCCTGCACCCGGACGAGATCCGCGCCCCGCGCACCGTCGCGCTCATGGGGGACCTCACCTTCCTCCACGACGCCGGCGGGCTGCTCATCGGGCCCGACGAGCCACGCCCCGGCAACCTCACCATCGTGGTCGCCAACGACGACGGCGGTGGCATCTTCGAAACGCTCGAGGTCGGGGCGGAGTCCGTCCGGGACGACTTTGAGAAGGCGTTTGGTACGAGGCACGAAGTGGACGTCGAAAAGCTGGCGGAGGCCTACGGAGCCGACTACCGCCGTGCCGAAACCCTTGCCGAGCTGCACGAGGTGCTGCTTGAGCTGGAGGCGCAGCCCAGCCCGATCACCGTCGTGGAAGCGCGCACCACACGGGCCACCCGGCGAGCGCTCGCGCAGCGGCTGCAAAAGTGATCCGCTGGAAGCGACGCGCCCAGCAGCTCGTGTTGGCGCTGTATACGTGCGCGATGCTCGGCTGCCTCGCGATGGTCGCAGGGCCAGCCATCAACGACTGGCGCATCGCCCGCGATCCCGGACGAGGCCTCGCCACCGTGACTGGTGTGAGCAAGATCCGCACCGCCGTGGAGTATCAGGATGACCGCGGGCGCACACATTCGCCGGCGACCGGTCTGCTGTACCCGACTGGGCTCAGCGAAGGCCAACAGGTGTGGGTGACGTACTCGCGCACCGACCCCGACCTGGTCAAGGTTGAGGGCC is a window of Corynebacterium pseudogenitalium DNA encoding:
- the menD gene encoding 2-succinyl-5-enolpyruvyl-6-hydroxy-3-cyclohexene-1-carboxylic-acid synthase, which gives rise to MNSMDIARQVAESLSQHVTDVVMCPGSRNSPLAYALLARRDITVHMRIDERSASFTALGLARVQRRHVGVVMTSGTAVANTLPAMVEAHMAHVPLAVISADRPEWMVGTGASQTIWQQGIFGHYAKTQQVTSVEEARALDFGAAQVHVNVALDTPLVPDALPEPVGKSRRVGPGRLATKPAWSDHGAVDVDLTKDTLVIAGDEAWDVPGLEHVPTIAEPTAPTPFHQVHPLAARFFAQSEVSISHDGGDFAASTKPEQVIVVGHPTLHRDVMALLADPDITVIGISRTETFTGNPQLRGSRVNATGQPRQQWITICEAAGGVGANTVRDALADADYGFTGMHVAAAVCDTLGVGDTLVLGASNPVRDASFVGMPFDGVPTFSPRGAAGIDGTVSQAIGIALATQRLHPDEIRAPRTVALMGDLTFLHDAGGLLIGPDEPRPGNLTIVVANDDGGGIFETLEVGAESVRDDFEKAFGTRHEVDVEKLAEAYGADYRRAETLAELHEVLLELEAQPSPITVVEARTTRATRRALAQRLQK
- a CDS encoding DUF3592 domain-containing protein is translated as MRWKRRAQQLVLALYTCAMLGCLAMVAGPAINDWRIARDPGRGLATVTGVSKIRTAVEYQDDRGRTHSPATGLLYPTGLSEGQQVWVTYSRTDPDLVKVEGRGWTLSLIPALSVAVVATLVAAAAWKGVGRFVREDSEGEA